From one Dermacentor andersoni chromosome 1, qqDerAnde1_hic_scaffold, whole genome shotgun sequence genomic stretch:
- the LOC126516959 gene encoding regulator of G-protein signaling 2-like, with protein sequence MRDMPEVTSASDSAVPSQRQSSKKMSSSCITSEPQQEKLEKLHKNCLIELLPANLLRRRPAPSVRPTPEEAKEWARSFRHLTASKYGLALFHVFLAREYSEENIEFWLACEELKTCRPNKLSGKAQRIFDEFIAPHSPKEVNLDALTRAEVTASLAKRPDRTCLDLAQRRVQGLLERDAYLRFLQCDLYQDLCRPPAP encoded by the exons ATGCGAGACATGCCTGAGGTAACTTCGGCTTCGGACTCGGCCGTGCCTTCCCAGCGACAG AGTTCCAAAAAGATGTCCTCCAGCTGCATAACCAGTGAACCCCAGCAGGAGAAGTTGGAGAAGCTGCACAAAAACTGCCT AATTGAGCTGCTTCCGGCAAACCTTCTTCGAAGACGCCCGGCCCCATCTGTGCGGCCGACCCCAGAGGAAGCCAAGGAATGGGCCAGATCATTCCGACACCTTACTGCCTCCAAAT ATGGCCTAGCCCTCTTCCACGTGTTCCTTGCGAGGGAGTACAGTGAGGAGAACATTGAGTTCTGGCTGGCCTGTGAAGAACTCAAGACCTGCCGGCCCAACAAACTTTCGGGCAAAGCACAGAGAATCTTCGACGAGTTCATCGCCCCACACTCGCCAAAAGAG GTGAACCTCGACGCCCTCACACGAGCCGAGGTGACGGCCAGCCTGGCCAAGAGGCCCGACCGGACCTGCCTAGATCTGGCTCAACGCCGCGTCCAGGGCTTGCTGGAGAGAGACGCCTACCTGCGCTTCCTCCAGTGCGACCTGTACCAGGATCTGTGCCGACCGCCCGCACCCTAG